One window from the genome of Cryptomeria japonica chromosome 6, Sugi_1.0, whole genome shotgun sequence encodes:
- the LOC131039726 gene encoding geraniol 8-hydroxylase, protein MDMSSRNSVWYYWVSGALGFVIVLIMGIEKWRSKRLPPGPFALPLLGHLHLLEPNVHECLSKISQRYGPLMTLKFGMKTTIVVSSSAMAKEILKDNDQTFANRSVPVIARRITYDALDILWSPNGPRWRLLRKICVKELFSTKSTEALQPLRREEVRRTIGNIYKDSVKGIGIDVGAKAFTTSLNLITNMMWSISNETDERGVEFKDLIREIVYILGVPNASDLFPFLERLDVQGLYKRMQKVFGRFDKLFDRIIQDRVSGKSKGQDFLQSLLDLVERGVDEHDPDSVQLTMKDVKILLLDMVSGSTDTTSNIVEWAMAELLQQPEIMKRAQKELEQVVGLDNIVEESHLSQLPYLDIKVKEVLRLHPALPLLAPHRPEKDCEIGGYLIPKDTQVLINVWSIQRNPQVWKDPSVFDPERFADSKWDYNGRDFDYFPFGSGRRSCAGISMANIMVNYALASLLHSFDWSLPVGEKLNMAEKYGIVLRKAVPLVALPKPRLLQPNLYD, encoded by the exons ATGGATATGAGCAGTAGAAACAGTGTATGGTACTACTGGGTGAGTGGTGCCTTGGGTTTTGTGATAGTTCTGATTATGGGTATTGAAAAATGGAGATCTAAGAGGCTTCCTCCAGGGCCTTTTGCATTGCCTCTGTTAGGCCATCTTCATCTGCTGGAGCCCAATGTACATGAATGCCTCTCAAAGATCTCTCAGAGATATGGGCCTCTCATGACCCTCAAGTTTGGCATGAAAACAACAATTGTGGTGTCTTCCTCTGCAATGGCGAAAGAGATTCTGAAAGATAATGACCAGACCTTTGCAAACAGAAGCGTGCCTGTCATTGCCAGACGCATTACGTATGATGCATTGGATATCCTGTGGAGCCCCAATGGACCCAGATGGCGGTTGCTCAGAAAAATCTGTGTGAAGGAGCTTTTCAGCACCAAGAGCACTGAGGCTCTGCAGCCTCTGAGAAGAGAGGAGGTGCGCAGAACAATTGGGAACATTTATAAGGACTCTGTTAAAGGTATCGGCATTGATGTGGGGGCTAAGGCCTTTACTACTTCACTGAATCTGATTACAAATATGATGTGGAGCATCAGTAATGAGACTGATGAAAGGGGGGTGGAATTTAAGGATCTGATTCGGGAAATTGTTTATATTTTGGGTGTGCCCAATGCTTCTGATCTCTTTCCCTTTCTGGAGAGACTGGATGTCCAGGGGCTTTACAAGAGGATGCAGAAGGTGTTTGGGAGATTTGATAAGCTGTTTGATAGAATTATTCAGGACAGGGTGAGTGGTAAGAGCAAGGGGCAGGATTTTCTGCAATCTTTGCTTGATCTGGTAGAAAGAGGCGTGGATGAACATGATCCCGACAGTGTTCAGCTCACCATGAAAGATGTTAAAATTTTGTTGTTG GATATGGTGAGTGGATCAACAGATACAACATCCAACATTGTGGAATGGGCAATGGCAGAACTGTTACAACAGCCAGAGATAATGAAAAGAGCCCAAAAAGAACTGGAACAAGTTGTGGGGCTTGACAATATAGTAGAAGAAAGCCACCTATCCCAACTGCCATACCTGGACATAAAAGTGAAGGAAGTATTAAGGTTACACCCTGCACTGCCTCTGCTTGCACCCCACCGTCCAGAAAAGGACTGTGAGATTGGAGGATACCTCATTCCAAAGGACACCCAAGTGCTGATCAATGTGTGGAGTATTCAGAGGAACCCACAAGTGTGGAAGGATCCATCAGTGTTTGATCCAGAGAGGTTTGCAGATTCAAAGTGGGATTACAATGGAAGGGATTTTGACTATTTTCCATTTGGGTCAGGGAGAAGGAGCTGCGCAGGGATTTCCATGGCAAACATAATGGTGAATTATGCATTGGCTTCTCTTCTGCATTCTTTTGATTGGTCTCTTCCTGTTGGAGAGAAGCTGAACATGGCTGAGAAGTATGGAATTGTGCTACGCAAAGCAGTTCCTCTGGTTGCCCTGCCTAAGCCCCGTTTGTTGCAGCCTAATCTCTATGATTAG